One Thalassotalea atypica DNA window includes the following coding sequences:
- a CDS encoding L,D-transpeptidase family protein, which produces MRASVYLAAMCVVLSLTQVQAIEYELPRSGKRLLGEPVQHTVVKGDYFQAIAELYDIGFLALMAANKGIDPFLPPIGHKLNIPTQLLLPFVARVGLVINLPELRMYYFLPNEQRVHVFPVGIGRLGLETPITTSYIGEKRINPVWRPTEALKQRYQQQNGVALADEVPAGANNPFGKYAMRIGTSEYLIHGTNKRFGIGMRVSSGCIRMYDDDIKWLFENVPINTPIKIIDQPIKMSYEQENLKLIEMHQPLSIEHNTRNYIEQNNVLHRFIEGHELDREMLATEFHAPSGLVKTLAQK; this is translated from the coding sequence GTGCGTGCTAGTGTTTACTTAGCTGCAATGTGCGTTGTGCTATCTTTGACACAGGTACAAGCCATTGAGTATGAATTACCTAGGTCGGGTAAACGGCTATTGGGTGAACCTGTGCAACATACAGTTGTGAAAGGTGATTATTTTCAAGCGATTGCAGAGTTATATGATATTGGCTTTTTAGCGTTAATGGCAGCCAACAAAGGGATCGATCCATTTTTGCCGCCAATAGGGCATAAACTCAATATCCCGACCCAACTATTATTGCCTTTTGTTGCTCGCGTAGGGTTAGTAATCAACTTACCAGAGTTAAGAATGTATTATTTCTTGCCGAATGAACAACGAGTTCACGTATTTCCTGTAGGTATTGGTCGCTTAGGATTAGAGACCCCCATAACGACTAGCTACATTGGTGAAAAACGTATCAATCCTGTTTGGCGTCCAACAGAAGCGCTAAAACAACGCTATCAACAGCAAAATGGTGTTGCGCTTGCTGATGAAGTACCTGCGGGTGCTAATAACCCCTTTGGAAAGTACGCAATGCGAATAGGAACCAGTGAATACTTAATTCATGGTACAAATAAACGTTTTGGTATTGGTATGAGGGTTAGTTCTGGTTGTATAAGAATGTACGACGACGACATTAAGTGGCTCTTTGAAAATGTACCAATTAATACACCTATCAAGATCATCGACCAGCCGATCAAAATGTCTTATGAGCAAGAGAATTTAAAGCTTATTGAAATGCATCAACCTTTATCGATAGAACATAATACAAGAAACTATATTGAGCAAAATAATGTTCTCCACAGGTTTATTGAGGGTCATGAACTGGACCGAGAAATGCTTGCTACTGAATTTCATGCGCCCAGTGGGTTAGTAAAAACGTTAGCTCAAAAATAA
- a CDS encoding YdcF family protein — protein MPDNICIAIFGSKVHRDGRPSGSLLRRIKGALEHEKISPGHRFFVTGGTQDSAVPTEAGVMTKLLMQGGITRENIIEDHDSTDTLDSVLNGVKMLPKNMKVVVCSDNYHVLRITILFRMLGIEAVPLCIESGRPATGTINWLYMWFRDICATVYDCMLLIGIKLKGNKYDQNNTSK, from the coding sequence GTGCCAGACAACATTTGTATTGCTATTTTTGGCTCTAAAGTTCACCGAGATGGGCGCCCTAGTGGTAGCTTATTGAGGCGAATTAAAGGCGCGTTAGAGCACGAAAAAATCTCGCCAGGGCATCGCTTTTTCGTTACAGGTGGTACCCAAGATAGTGCAGTGCCAACCGAGGCAGGCGTGATGACAAAATTATTAATGCAAGGTGGCATAACGCGCGAAAATATCATAGAAGATCATGACAGCACAGATACACTAGACTCCGTACTTAATGGGGTAAAGATGCTCCCAAAAAATATGAAAGTGGTAGTGTGCAGTGATAACTACCATGTGTTAAGAATAACGATACTCTTTAGAATGCTAGGAATAGAAGCTGTACCACTATGCATTGAGTCAGGAAGACCGGCGACAGGCACAATAAATTGGTTGTACATGTGGTTTAGAGATATTTGCGCCACTGTTTATGATTGTATGTTGCTTATTGGTATAAAACTAAAAGGTAACAAATATGACCAAAACAACACAAGTAAGTGA
- a CDS encoding inorganic triphosphatase — translation METEIELKYLVDADDVEQRISKLFVQENIKFSQQSKQLNNSYFDTDSLELRRLDMGLRVRTNPEYREQTIKTAGQVIGGLHKRPEYNITINTSQPDLSLFPEEIWPENYSLTALQNAIVPLFSTNFKREIWHVSHDFGQVEVAFDQGSIESGSESEIISEIELELMSGDIKALFSIASLLFTVLNMRPGRKSKAARGYAIWHQLKVPSIKPDSEMVDDEERHEQRHLIAPVSTAQSPVAAFYCGIEFGLAQIQESINAYILQPNLKHLFNLRDSLQMLSHGMSIFSTVVDTHKLSNITHLLDDLISELSWLDKAQHVADLTTKTGSYRKKLEYSKQLIEILKLKRESFPQNAAIISLLEGERFNQLQLSLLVLLLERQDDNESGALKSFAHQALEQSLIELVKATPQCDDMSPAQYLELKQQLTTSLITGCWFGELFSSELRRDYRSPWLDILYGIDELAIYALLQKQLQQLEQQPEKLIRWLDTKIENLVDALEYSRKSALAVTPYWHTN, via the coding sequence ATGGAAACGGAAATAGAACTTAAATATCTGGTTGATGCAGATGATGTTGAACAGCGAATTAGCAAGTTATTCGTACAAGAGAATATTAAATTTTCTCAGCAGTCTAAGCAGCTTAATAACAGTTACTTTGATACCGATTCATTGGAGCTGAGACGCCTAGACATGGGTCTTAGAGTTAGAACAAATCCAGAGTACCGTGAGCAAACTATCAAAACAGCTGGCCAGGTTATTGGAGGTTTGCATAAACGTCCCGAATACAATATTACAATTAACACCTCGCAGCCAGATTTAAGCTTGTTTCCTGAAGAAATTTGGCCTGAGAATTATTCACTCACCGCATTACAAAATGCCATTGTTCCTTTGTTTTCTACCAACTTTAAACGTGAAATTTGGCATGTTAGCCATGATTTTGGCCAAGTCGAAGTAGCCTTTGATCAAGGCAGTATCGAATCGGGAAGTGAAAGTGAAATTATCAGTGAAATTGAACTGGAGCTGATGTCGGGTGATATTAAAGCGTTGTTTTCTATTGCCTCGTTATTGTTTACTGTTCTAAACATGAGGCCTGGCAGAAAAAGCAAAGCGGCCCGTGGTTATGCCATTTGGCATCAACTCAAAGTACCAAGTATTAAACCAGACAGTGAAATGGTGGATGATGAAGAACGGCATGAACAACGTCACCTTATTGCACCTGTTAGCACTGCACAATCACCTGTTGCTGCTTTTTATTGTGGCATTGAATTTGGTCTTGCTCAAATTCAAGAAAGCATTAATGCTTATATCCTTCAGCCCAACCTCAAGCATTTGTTTAACTTGCGTGACAGTTTGCAAATGTTAAGTCATGGCATGTCAATATTTAGCACTGTGGTTGATACTCATAAGCTTTCTAATATTACCCATTTATTAGATGATTTGATTAGTGAATTGAGTTGGTTAGACAAAGCACAGCATGTTGCTGATTTAACAACAAAGACAGGAAGTTACCGAAAAAAACTAGAATATAGCAAGCAGTTGATTGAAATATTAAAGCTTAAACGAGAGAGTTTTCCGCAGAATGCTGCAATTATTAGCTTGTTAGAAGGTGAACGCTTTAATCAACTTCAGTTGTCACTATTAGTTTTGTTGTTAGAGCGTCAAGATGACAATGAATCAGGTGCTCTTAAGTCGTTTGCACATCAAGCCCTTGAGCAAAGCCTTATTGAGCTTGTCAAAGCGACACCACAGTGTGATGACATGTCACCTGCGCAGTATCTAGAGCTTAAGCAACAGCTTACCACAAGCCTAATCACTGGTTGCTGGTTTGGAGAGCTTTTTTCATCAGAGTTGCGTAGGGATTACCGTAGCCCATGGTTAGATATTCTTTATGGTATTGATGAGCTGGCGATTTATGCGCTTTTACAAAAACAATTGCAACAATTGGAACAACAGCCAGAAAAGCTAATTCGTTGGTTAGATACAAAAATTGAAAACTTGGTGGATGCACTAGAATATTCAAGAAAATCCGCTTTGGCTGTCACGCCGTATTGGCACACCAACTAA
- a CDS encoding TIGR04211 family SH3 domain-containing protein → MKKFGQLLALFCFSFSLFSVAQEQESDFADGYISDDLFIYMHAGAGTNYRILGTIIAGTPIKVTGESLNDYSEIIDEKGRKTWVESKYVSLKPGLRFVVAELNSQIVAGSDTETTLKSNLTNAQQSLAELRNKNNELTDQLTQLTNELSTTKLALKSQDIDIQKEWFYNGAIVLVIGLLLGIILPYIASRKRKVDSWT, encoded by the coding sequence ATGAAGAAGTTTGGGCAATTACTCGCCTTATTTTGTTTCAGTTTTTCATTGTTTTCTGTCGCTCAAGAGCAAGAGAGCGACTTCGCTGACGGTTATATTTCTGACGATTTATTTATTTACATGCACGCTGGCGCCGGCACAAACTATCGTATACTAGGAACCATCATCGCTGGAACGCCTATAAAAGTGACCGGTGAGTCGCTCAATGATTATTCAGAGATCATAGATGAGAAAGGCCGTAAGACATGGGTTGAATCTAAATATGTTTCATTAAAGCCAGGCCTTCGATTTGTCGTTGCTGAGCTAAATAGCCAAATCGTAGCAGGGTCTGATACGGAAACAACGCTGAAAAGTAATTTAACTAACGCACAACAATCACTTGCTGAACTAAGAAATAAAAACAATGAGTTAACTGATCAGTTAACACAGCTCACTAACGAATTATCAACCACAAAACTTGCTCTAAAATCACAAGATATCGATATACAAAAAGAATGGTTTTATAACGGTGCGATCGTTTTAGTGATCGGCTTGTTACTTGGCATAATTTTACCATATATTGCTTCTAGAAAACGTAAAGTAGATTCTTGGACATAG
- a CDS encoding CDP-glycerol glycerophosphotransferase family protein, producing MKIIFDVLHLYYLPQYLPVYHQLLKTNAGQATFVIYRSIHDDVIAQIVEQEQLDHIWVASKEEALEYYLKEAADWVFFANGYEFIDQVHQVSKSVQLGHGIGPKASYYNKSDKATTVRFVEGQYRTDRFEQMYPDDTFVNVGFCKLDPILNDENQGFDLTTLGLNPANKTLLYAPTFYPSSIECFPKNFPEQFSQYNILIKPHYFSLSKDKYVNQRKLLNHWATFPNVYLAKVEDYSLIPFMACADLLISDASSALFEFAALNKPVIWCDFLKLRWSYRGIFSYRFKKRMDQDYGEYAEIAVHAPKYNALKSLIEQQIANPEQLQATRLSLADKLAGKIDGKASERIVNYLIEHKS from the coding sequence ATGAAAATAATTTTCGATGTTCTCCATTTATACTACTTGCCGCAATATTTACCGGTTTATCATCAATTACTAAAAACCAATGCAGGTCAGGCAACTTTCGTTATTTATCGTAGTATCCATGATGATGTTATTGCACAAATCGTCGAACAAGAACAGTTAGATCATATTTGGGTTGCTTCTAAAGAAGAAGCCTTAGAATATTACCTAAAAGAAGCAGCGGACTGGGTATTTTTTGCCAACGGTTATGAATTTATTGACCAAGTTCATCAAGTCAGTAAGTCAGTGCAGTTAGGCCATGGCATTGGTCCTAAGGCGAGCTATTACAACAAATCAGATAAAGCAACAACGGTACGATTTGTTGAAGGCCAGTACCGCACAGATAGGTTTGAGCAAATGTATCCTGACGATACTTTTGTTAATGTCGGATTCTGCAAACTAGATCCTATTTTAAATGATGAAAATCAAGGATTTGATTTAACGACTTTAGGACTAAATCCAGCAAATAAAACCCTGTTGTATGCTCCTACTTTCTATCCCAGTAGTATTGAGTGTTTTCCAAAAAATTTCCCTGAGCAATTTTCACAATACAATATTCTGATCAAGCCGCATTACTTCTCACTCAGTAAAGACAAGTATGTTAATCAACGGAAGCTACTAAACCACTGGGCGACTTTTCCAAACGTGTACCTGGCAAAAGTAGAAGATTACTCATTGATCCCATTTATGGCCTGTGCAGATTTATTGATCAGTGACGCGTCGTCAGCATTGTTTGAATTTGCCGCCCTCAACAAACCGGTGATTTGGTGTGACTTTTTGAAATTACGTTGGAGTTATCGCGGCATATTTTCATATCGATTTAAAAAACGTATGGATCAAGATTATGGTGAATATGCGGAAATCGCCGTTCATGCCCCTAAATACAATGCGCTAAAATCATTGATTGAACAGCAAATTGCCAATCCTGAACAATTACAAGCCACCCGTTTATCTCTTGCCGATAAGTTAGCAGGTAAAATAGACGGTAAAGCCAGTGAACGAATCGTCAATTACTTAATCGAACACAAGAGCTAG
- a CDS encoding adenylyltransferase/cytidyltransferase family protein — MKKIGYTTGVFDLFHIGHLNVLKRAKLECDYLIVGVTSDELSISVKNKKPVIPFQERMEIVEAIKFVDEVVPQVNYDKMEAWNNLKFDMMFVGDDWKGTDKWIEIEKDFAQFGVEIMYFPYTSHTSSTILRDVLKKI, encoded by the coding sequence ATGAAGAAAATTGGTTATACCACTGGGGTTTTTGATCTGTTTCATATTGGCCACCTCAACGTGCTAAAGCGTGCCAAGCTTGAATGTGATTACTTAATTGTCGGTGTGACAAGTGACGAGCTCTCTATTTCAGTGAAAAATAAAAAGCCCGTGATCCCCTTCCAAGAACGCATGGAAATCGTCGAAGCAATTAAGTTTGTTGACGAAGTTGTGCCGCAAGTCAATTACGACAAAATGGAAGCATGGAACAACCTTAAGTTCGACATGATGTTCGTAGGCGACGACTGGAAAGGTACCGACAAATGGATAGAAATAGAAAAAGACTTCGCCCAATTTGGCGTTGAAATTATGTACTTCCCCTACACTTCTCACACTTCAAGTACGATATTACGTGACGTTTTGAAAAAAATATAA
- a CDS encoding capsule assembly Wzi family protein produces MFKKIRKTKSVQFRLAITTAIISLCPVAHASPWVDTSNIFLRANIQQLADAGIIKTPVTTFPLMWNDIAKDLTTSSIMSLPDDLSPAYHYVRHQLKLAKKNRKSVKANLANQDKRFTSFGEEFRDKNNIQVNTSFLTDRFAFKISTNYTNSPSDGDEIQLDGSYGAFFIGNWVFTAGMQDRWWGPTWDSSLSLTNNARPIPALTLSRKSAIPLTVPFTEIDIPWTVTTFMGQMDDNRVVNDTLLWGFRLNFKPTEQLEVGVTRLAQWAGDGRPSDLSTFIDVLKGLDNCGGTGPSEEECAAGQEPGNQLAGYDIRYSMAIFDHPFAVSFTSFAEDGDSKGGLSILGEERYQIGLESQLHVFNQAWKVYIEGADTYATCRDGRNGPGDSTVGDCYYEHHIYQTGMRYNGRSVGNLYENDATSLVAGAISQSNSNTQVELKFRWLQLNKDNHDKAPETDNIGNTLTSIAENLLMVSGKVQHSYRNWRFTLGSDISQSSYDNDLDDDTNFNIYANVEVNL; encoded by the coding sequence ATGTTTAAAAAGATAAGAAAAACAAAGTCAGTTCAGTTTCGTCTTGCTATTACTACGGCAATTATTTCGCTATGCCCGGTGGCGCATGCGAGCCCTTGGGTTGATACCTCAAATATCTTTTTAAGAGCGAACATTCAGCAACTGGCTGATGCAGGTATCATTAAAACACCTGTAACCACCTTTCCACTGATGTGGAATGATATTGCCAAAGATCTAACAACATCATCAATAATGTCGCTCCCTGACGACCTTTCTCCTGCCTATCACTACGTCAGGCACCAGCTAAAATTAGCAAAGAAAAACAGAAAATCAGTCAAAGCCAATTTAGCCAATCAAGATAAACGCTTCACTAGCTTCGGCGAAGAGTTTCGTGATAAAAACAATATTCAAGTGAATACCTCATTCTTGACCGATCGTTTTGCGTTTAAAATCTCTACTAACTACACCAACTCACCTAGTGACGGTGACGAAATACAGCTTGACGGTAGCTACGGCGCCTTCTTCATCGGTAACTGGGTTTTTACCGCAGGCATGCAAGACAGGTGGTGGGGGCCGACATGGGACAGCAGTTTAAGTTTAACCAACAATGCGCGCCCTATCCCAGCATTAACATTATCACGTAAATCAGCGATTCCACTTACGGTTCCATTTACAGAAATTGATATTCCATGGACAGTCACCACTTTTATGGGGCAAATGGATGATAATCGAGTTGTTAACGACACTTTACTTTGGGGCTTTCGCTTAAATTTTAAACCTACAGAGCAACTTGAAGTTGGTGTAACTCGTCTTGCGCAATGGGCAGGAGATGGCAGACCTAGCGATTTAAGTACCTTTATTGACGTACTCAAAGGTTTAGACAACTGTGGAGGTACTGGCCCAAGTGAGGAAGAATGTGCCGCAGGACAAGAGCCGGGCAACCAACTAGCGGGTTATGACATTCGTTATTCAATGGCTATTTTCGATCATCCATTTGCAGTTTCATTCACGTCTTTTGCTGAAGATGGCGACAGTAAGGGTGGTTTGAGTATTTTAGGTGAAGAGCGCTACCAAATTGGGCTTGAATCACAACTGCATGTTTTTAACCAAGCATGGAAAGTATACATAGAAGGCGCAGACACCTATGCTACTTGTCGAGACGGACGAAATGGCCCTGGGGATAGTACCGTTGGTGATTGTTACTACGAACATCATATCTATCAAACAGGTATGCGCTATAACGGTAGAAGTGTTGGTAATTTATATGAAAACGACGCCACTTCTTTAGTCGCCGGTGCAATTTCACAATCTAACAGCAACACACAAGTTGAACTTAAGTTTCGTTGGCTCCAACTTAATAAAGACAACCATGACAAAGCGCCAGAAACAGATAATATCGGCAACACATTAACGTCCATTGCTGAAAACCTATTGATGGTCAGTGGTAAAGTACAACATAGCTACCGAAACTGGCGATTTACTCTCGGCTCTGACATTAGCCAATCAAGTTATGACAACGATCTTGATGATGACACCAATTTTAACATCTACGCTAATGTAGAAGTTAACTTATAA
- a CDS encoding CDP-glycerol glycerophosphotransferase family protein, whose protein sequence is MSTRKYLFYVSQNYSFAILRPLQTAIRARGEQVKWFLSGNEVNLDYLKVDEDRLMSIKDVMSYSPDATFVPGNNVPHFIPGFKVAVFHGFNVEKRSNTRGHFNIRGHFDLYCTQGPNTTETFAKLSKKLQHFSVKETGWPAIDPLYDFSEQQAGVRPTVLLCSTFSKQLSCAETVFETVKKLSATQRWRWIVQFHPKMAASTVDKYKAIQGEHLTFVETDNVIPLLQQADVMVCDTSSVLSMFLLLSKPVVTFKNSNPKTHLIDIDDVEKLEKSIEFALSKPNPLMASIEHFVSETHPYKDGQSSQRVLAAVDELMQGKNLPAKRKPLNLLRNFKVRKKLNYWRW, encoded by the coding sequence ATGTCCACTAGAAAATACCTGTTTTATGTCTCTCAGAATTACTCCTTTGCAATTTTACGTCCTTTGCAGACGGCTATTAGGGCGAGGGGGGAACAGGTTAAGTGGTTTTTAAGCGGCAATGAAGTCAACCTTGATTACCTAAAAGTAGATGAAGACAGGCTAATGTCGATTAAGGATGTGATGAGTTACTCCCCTGACGCGACCTTTGTGCCAGGAAACAATGTACCTCATTTTATTCCTGGCTTTAAAGTTGCTGTTTTTCATGGCTTTAACGTTGAAAAGCGTTCAAATACTCGAGGGCACTTTAACATTAGAGGACACTTTGATCTTTACTGTACCCAGGGGCCAAACACCACTGAAACATTTGCCAAGCTTTCCAAAAAATTGCAGCATTTCAGTGTCAAAGAAACTGGCTGGCCAGCCATTGATCCACTTTATGATTTTTCTGAGCAGCAAGCAGGTGTAAGACCAACTGTACTCTTATGTTCAACCTTCTCCAAGCAGTTAAGCTGCGCTGAAACTGTGTTCGAAACGGTAAAGAAACTCAGTGCAACACAGCGTTGGCGCTGGATAGTGCAGTTTCATCCGAAAATGGCTGCCTCAACGGTTGATAAGTATAAAGCAATCCAAGGTGAACATTTGACTTTTGTCGAAACAGATAACGTTATACCGTTACTGCAACAAGCTGATGTCATGGTGTGTGATACCTCCTCTGTACTTAGTATGTTTTTATTGCTTAGTAAACCTGTGGTGACTTTTAAAAATTCAAACCCTAAAACACACTTGATTGATATTGATGACGTTGAAAAGTTAGAAAAAAGCATTGAATTTGCCTTGAGCAAACCTAATCCTTTAATGGCATCAATTGAGCACTTTGTTAGTGAAACTCACCCGTATAAAGACGGTCAGTCGTCACAGCGGGTATTGGCTGCTGTCGATGAGCTGATGCAAGGTAAAAACCTGCCAGCGAAACGAAAGCCTCTGAATTTATTGCGTAATTTTAAAGTACGTAAAAAACTAAACTATTGGCGTTGGTAA
- the leuA gene encoding 2-isopropylmalate synthase, with protein MGNNTDIITNLNGTSDKDRVIIFDTTLRDGEQALTASLSVTEKLQIAQAIERLGVDIIEAGFPVSSPGDFNSVQQIAKTVKNSIVCGLSRAVEGDIKACADALSVADQFRIHTFISTSDVHVQQKLKKDFSDVEAMAIHAVKYARRFTDDVEFSCEDAGRTPIDNLCRMVEQAIKAGASTINIPDTVGYTLPNEFGGIIETLYNRVPNIDKAIISVHCHNDLGLAVANSMAAIQAGARQIECTINGIGERAGNCSLEEVAMIMKTRQDLLGVHSNIKHQEIARTSKLVSHLCNMPVQPNKAIVGANAFSHSSGIHQDGMLKASNTYEIMTPESVGISKTKLNLTSRSGRHVIKHRMESLGYQTDDYDLDTLYQDFLKLADKKGQVFDDDLEALLYNIQQQEKQVHYRIEDLSVQSGAGHFATAGVKLAIGEQVEIQSATGNGPVDALYQAIKKAVDEEFEVSDYKISNKGAGEDGLGVADLVVKFNGRNFHGYGIATDIIEASGQALVSALNAIQRAKQIASLREQRQQQPPKSSVI; from the coding sequence ATGGGCAACAACACAGATATTATCACCAACTTAAATGGCACCAGCGACAAAGACCGTGTCATTATTTTTGATACCACATTAAGAGATGGTGAACAGGCACTAACAGCAAGCTTGTCCGTCACCGAAAAGCTTCAAATAGCACAGGCAATTGAACGCTTAGGCGTTGATATCATCGAAGCTGGCTTTCCTGTATCTTCACCGGGTGATTTTAACTCTGTTCAACAAATAGCGAAAACGGTAAAAAACTCGATAGTGTGTGGGTTATCACGAGCTGTTGAGGGTGACATTAAAGCGTGTGCAGATGCCTTAAGTGTTGCTGACCAATTCCGAATCCACACTTTTATTTCAACCTCTGACGTACACGTACAACAAAAACTAAAAAAAGATTTTAGCGATGTCGAAGCAATGGCTATTCATGCGGTTAAATATGCGCGCCGCTTTACCGACGATGTCGAGTTTTCTTGTGAAGATGCAGGCCGCACGCCAATTGATAATTTATGCCGCATGGTTGAACAAGCCATTAAAGCAGGGGCAAGTACCATTAATATCCCCGATACTGTCGGTTACACCTTACCTAATGAATTTGGTGGAATCATTGAAACGTTATACAACCGCGTACCTAATATTGACAAAGCGATTATTTCGGTGCATTGCCATAACGATTTAGGGTTGGCCGTAGCCAATTCGATGGCTGCTATTCAAGCAGGAGCCCGCCAAATCGAATGTACTATTAATGGTATTGGCGAACGTGCCGGTAACTGCTCATTAGAAGAAGTGGCGATGATCATGAAAACAAGACAAGACTTGTTGGGTGTTCATAGCAATATCAAACACCAAGAGATTGCCCGTACCTCAAAGTTAGTTTCACATTTATGTAATATGCCGGTTCAGCCAAACAAAGCGATTGTTGGTGCAAATGCTTTTAGTCACTCTTCAGGAATTCACCAAGACGGTATGTTAAAGGCGAGCAACACCTATGAAATCATGACGCCTGAAAGCGTCGGTATCAGTAAGACGAAATTAAACCTAACTTCACGAAGTGGCCGCCATGTCATTAAGCACCGTATGGAAAGCTTAGGTTATCAAACGGATGACTACGATTTAGATACCTTATACCAAGATTTTTTAAAGCTAGCAGATAAAAAGGGTCAAGTATTCGACGATGATTTAGAAGCCTTATTGTACAACATTCAGCAACAGGAAAAGCAAGTACATTACCGCATTGAAGACTTAAGCGTGCAGTCAGGCGCAGGGCATTTTGCTACTGCTGGCGTGAAGTTGGCCATCGGTGAGCAAGTTGAAATTCAATCCGCCACAGGTAACGGTCCCGTTGATGCACTTTATCAAGCAATTAAAAAAGCCGTTGATGAGGAATTTGAAGTCAGTGACTACAAAATTTCAAATAAAGGCGCCGGCGAAGATGGCTTAGGTGTTGCCGACTTGGTGGTTAAGTTCAATGGCAGAAACTTCCACGGCTATGGCATCGCCACTGACATCATTGAAGCGTCGGGGCAAGCCTTAGTATCAGCATTAAACGCCATTCAGCGGGCGAAACAGATAGCAAGCTTACGTGAACAACGCCAACAGCAGCCGCCAAAGTCATCTGTAATATAA
- the leuB gene encoding 3-isopropylmalate dehydrogenase has translation MSNIAILAGDGIGPEVMAQAKKVLATVADKFNFPITMTDYDVGGCAIDNHGQALPQSTIQGCEQSDAILFGSVGGPKWANLPPTEQPERASLLGLRGHFGLFCNMRPASLQAAMSSLSPLRADISEQGFDILVMRELTGGIYFGEPKGRHNAGTPEEAGFDTMIYSRAEITRIARLAFEAAQKRNNKVISVDKANVLQSSVLWREVVNEIAQEFPDVTLEHMYVDNAAMQLVRYPDQFDVMLCSNLFGDILSDICAMITGSMGLLPSASLNENGFGMYEPAGGTAPDIAGKGIANPIAQILSAALLLRYSLNQNEAASAIEKAVAKALDDGHFTRDLLTTESAQSAKSTSEMGDIICDNIRAMTVNQNDNSEEH, from the coding sequence ATGTCAAACATAGCAATTTTAGCCGGTGACGGTATTGGCCCCGAGGTCATGGCTCAGGCCAAAAAAGTACTAGCCACCGTTGCCGATAAATTCAATTTCCCAATCACCATGACCGACTACGATGTTGGTGGTTGCGCTATTGATAATCATGGTCAAGCGTTGCCTCAATCAACGATACAAGGCTGTGAGCAAAGTGACGCGATTCTTTTTGGCTCAGTCGGCGGTCCTAAATGGGCTAATTTGCCACCAACAGAACAGCCTGAACGCGCCTCTTTATTAGGTCTACGCGGGCATTTTGGCTTGTTTTGTAATATGCGTCCGGCAAGTTTACAAGCAGCTATGTCTTCGCTTTCGCCTTTGCGCGCTGATATATCAGAGCAAGGCTTTGATATCCTTGTGATGCGCGAGCTTACTGGCGGAATCTATTTTGGTGAGCCTAAAGGGCGACACAATGCAGGAACACCTGAAGAAGCTGGCTTTGATACCATGATTTATTCACGTGCAGAAATCACCCGTATTGCACGACTTGCATTTGAGGCAGCGCAAAAACGTAACAACAAAGTGATTTCAGTTGATAAAGCCAATGTGCTACAAAGCTCGGTTTTGTGGCGTGAAGTGGTCAATGAAATTGCCCAAGAATTTCCAGATGTAACACTTGAACATATGTACGTTGATAACGCTGCGATGCAATTAGTTCGCTACCCTGATCAGTTTGATGTCATGTTATGTTCAAATCTATTTGGCGACATTTTGTCAGATATTTGTGCGATGATCACAGGCTCAATGGGCTTACTACCGTCGGCAAGTTTAAATGAAAATGGTTTTGGCATGTATGAACCTGCCGGGGGAACCGCGCCAGATATCGCAGGTAAAGGCATTGCTAACCCCATCGCACAAATCCTGTCTGCCGCATTATTATTAAGATATAGCTTAAACCAAAATGAAGCCGCTTCAGCCATTGAAAAAGCAGTAGCAAAAGCGCTGGATGACGGACACTTTACTCGTGACTTACTAACAACTGAGTCGGCACAATCAGCCAAAAGTACCAGCGAAATGGGTGACATCATTTGCGACAATATCCGCGCAATGACAGTAAACCAAAATGACAACTCAGAGGAACACTAA